In Phyllopteryx taeniolatus isolate TA_2022b chromosome 13, UOR_Ptae_1.2, whole genome shotgun sequence, the following are encoded in one genomic region:
- the odf3l2a gene encoding outer dense fiber protein 3-like protein 2a isoform X3 — protein sequence MEEVAKRRPVISAKERGPGPGRYALPPTVGYVDHDVTKPSGPAYSFRTRMSSTSDKFQTPGPGTYSPEKAPPLNAQRRPPAYTMGARTRYRSVDAVPAPNSYTLPKLLGNQVPDKASAVSYSMSARRPSVDLAQSPGPGGYNSTHPDVYLRRQPSFSMRSRTERPTYPSATPGPGAYRPERSGAHLRRAPSFTMGVRHSEFVTPLVLDFGH from the exons ATGGAGGAGGTGGCGAAGAGACGGCCCGTAATCTCTGCTAAAGAAAGAG GACCGGGCCCGGGACGCTACGCTCTGCCGCCGACGGTGGGCTACGTCGACCACGATGTCACCAAGCCCAGCGGCCCCGCTTACTCCTTCCGCACCCGAATGAGCAGCACCA gTGACAAGTTCCAGACACCAGGACCGGGGACCTACAGCCCAGAGAAAGCTCCGCCTCTCAACGCTCAGCGTCGCCCGCCAGCCTACACCATGGGCGCCCGCACACGCTATCGCTCTGTGGATGCAGTACCAGCCCCCAACAG CTACACGCTCCCCAAGCTGCTGGGCAATCAGGTCCCCGACAAGGCGTCCGCCGTCAGCTACAGCATGTCGGCCCGCCGCCCGTCCGTGGACTTGGCCCAGAGCCCCGGGCCCGGCGGGTACAACAGCACCCACCCGGACGTCTACCTCCGACGCCAGCCCTCCTTCTCCATGCGGAGCCGGACCGAAAGGCCCACCTACCCCTCAGCCACCCCGGGCCCCGGTGCCTATCGCCCGGAGCGTTCGGGGGCGCACCTCCGCAGGGCACCGTCCTTCACGATGGGGGTCCGCCACTCGGAGTTTGTCACGCCGCTTGTGCTGGACTTCGGCCACTGA
- the odf3l2a gene encoding outer dense fiber protein 3-like protein 2a isoform X1 — protein MEEVAKRRPVISAKERGPGPGRYALPPTVGYVDHDVTKPSGPAYSFRTRMSSTMISVDSSPGPRYHVGANVTRFGRAAMPSYTMLGRGKRIGSKGDKFQTPGPGTYSPEKAPPLNAQRRPPAYTMGARTRYRSVDAVPAPNSYTLPKLLGNQVPDKASAVSYSMSARRPSVDLAQSPGPGGYNSTHPDVYLRRQPSFSMRSRTERPTYPSATPGPGAYRPERSGAHLRRAPSFTMGVRHSEFVTPLVLDFGH, from the exons ATGGAGGAGGTGGCGAAGAGACGGCCCGTAATCTCTGCTAAAGAAAGAG GACCGGGCCCGGGACGCTACGCTCTGCCGCCGACGGTGGGCTACGTCGACCACGATGTCACCAAGCCCAGCGGCCCCGCTTACTCCTTCCGCACCCGAATGAGCAGCACCA TGATCTCTGTAGACTCCAGCCCAGGACCGAGATACCACGTCGGCGCTAACGTGACACGATTTGGCCGAGCGGCGATGCCCTCTTACACCATGTTGGGCCGAGGGAAGCGCATTGGTAGCAAAG gTGACAAGTTCCAGACACCAGGACCGGGGACCTACAGCCCAGAGAAAGCTCCGCCTCTCAACGCTCAGCGTCGCCCGCCAGCCTACACCATGGGCGCCCGCACACGCTATCGCTCTGTGGATGCAGTACCAGCCCCCAACAG CTACACGCTCCCCAAGCTGCTGGGCAATCAGGTCCCCGACAAGGCGTCCGCCGTCAGCTACAGCATGTCGGCCCGCCGCCCGTCCGTGGACTTGGCCCAGAGCCCCGGGCCCGGCGGGTACAACAGCACCCACCCGGACGTCTACCTCCGACGCCAGCCCTCCTTCTCCATGCGGAGCCGGACCGAAAGGCCCACCTACCCCTCAGCCACCCCGGGCCCCGGTGCCTATCGCCCGGAGCGTTCGGGGGCGCACCTCCGCAGGGCACCGTCCTTCACGATGGGGGTCCGCCACTCGGAGTTTGTCACGCCGCTTGTGCTGGACTTCGGCCACTGA
- the odf3l2a gene encoding outer dense fiber protein 3-like protein 2a isoform X2, with protein MEEVAKRRPVISAKERGPGPGRYALPPTVGYVDHDVTKPSGPAYSFRTRMSSTMISVDSSPGPRYHVGANVTRFGRAAMPSYTMLGRGKRIGDKFQTPGPGTYSPEKAPPLNAQRRPPAYTMGARTRYRSVDAVPAPNSYTLPKLLGNQVPDKASAVSYSMSARRPSVDLAQSPGPGGYNSTHPDVYLRRQPSFSMRSRTERPTYPSATPGPGAYRPERSGAHLRRAPSFTMGVRHSEFVTPLVLDFGH; from the exons ATGGAGGAGGTGGCGAAGAGACGGCCCGTAATCTCTGCTAAAGAAAGAG GACCGGGCCCGGGACGCTACGCTCTGCCGCCGACGGTGGGCTACGTCGACCACGATGTCACCAAGCCCAGCGGCCCCGCTTACTCCTTCCGCACCCGAATGAGCAGCACCA TGATCTCTGTAGACTCCAGCCCAGGACCGAGATACCACGTCGGCGCTAACGTGACACGATTTGGCCGAGCGGCGATGCCCTCTTACACCATGTTGGGCCGAGGGAAGCGCATTG gTGACAAGTTCCAGACACCAGGACCGGGGACCTACAGCCCAGAGAAAGCTCCGCCTCTCAACGCTCAGCGTCGCCCGCCAGCCTACACCATGGGCGCCCGCACACGCTATCGCTCTGTGGATGCAGTACCAGCCCCCAACAG CTACACGCTCCCCAAGCTGCTGGGCAATCAGGTCCCCGACAAGGCGTCCGCCGTCAGCTACAGCATGTCGGCCCGCCGCCCGTCCGTGGACTTGGCCCAGAGCCCCGGGCCCGGCGGGTACAACAGCACCCACCCGGACGTCTACCTCCGACGCCAGCCCTCCTTCTCCATGCGGAGCCGGACCGAAAGGCCCACCTACCCCTCAGCCACCCCGGGCCCCGGTGCCTATCGCCCGGAGCGTTCGGGGGCGCACCTCCGCAGGGCACCGTCCTTCACGATGGGGGTCCGCCACTCGGAGTTTGTCACGCCGCTTGTGCTGGACTTCGGCCACTGA